The Setaria italica strain Yugu1 chromosome IX, Setaria_italica_v2.0, whole genome shotgun sequence genome has a window encoding:
- the LOC101773234 gene encoding LOW QUALITY PROTEIN: transcription factor MYC2-like (The sequence of the model RefSeq protein was modified relative to this genomic sequence to represent the inferred CDS: substituted 1 base at 1 genomic stop codon) — protein sequence MNLWTDDNASMMEAFMASADLPAFPWGAPAGGGASSAAATPPPPQMPAAMAPGFNQDTLQQRLQAMIEGSRETWTYAIFWQSSVDAATGASLLGWGDGYYKGCDEDKRKQKPLTPAAQAEQEHRKRVLRELNSLISGAAAAPDEAVEEEVTDTEWFFLVSMTQSFLNGSGLPGQALFAGQPTWIASGLSSAPCERARQAYNFGLRTMVCVPVGTGVLELGSTDVVFQTAESMAKIRSLFGGGGGAGGGSWPPVQPPAPPPQQPAAGADQAETDPSVLWLADAPVMDIKESLSHPSAEISVSKPPPPPQIHFENGSSSTLTENPSPSVHAPPPPPAPAAAPPQRQHQHNQAHQGPFRRELNFSEFASNPSMAAAPPFFKPESGRSSTYXYSPVGHEHPSPAPPAATASLTTAPGSLFSQHTATLTAAPANDTKNNNNKRSMEATSRASNTNHHPAATANEGMLSFSSAPTTRPSTGTGAPAKSESDHSDLDASVREVESSRVVAPPPEAEKRPRKRGRKPANGREEPLNHVEAERQRREKLNQRFYALRAVVPNVSKMDKASLLGDAISYINELRGKLTSLESDKDTLHAQIEALKKERDARPAPHAAGLGGHDAGPRCHAVEIDAKILGLEAMIRVQCHKRNHPSARLMTALRELDLDVYHASVSVVKDLMIQQVAVKMASRVYSQEQLNAALYSRLAEPGTAMGR from the coding sequence ATGAACCTGTGGACGGACGACAACGCCTCCATGATGGAGGCCTTCATGGCCTCCGCCGACCTCCCCGCCTTCCCTTGGGGTGCGCCGGCAGGGGGCGGCgcctcgtcggccgccgccacgccgccgccgccgcagatgccggcggcgatggcgccggGGTTCAACCAGGACACGCTGCAGCAGCGCCTGCAGGCCATGATTGAGGGCTCCAGGGAGACCTGGACCTACGCCATCTTCTGGCAGTCCTccgtcgacgccgccaccggcgcctcGCTGCTCGGCTGGGGGGACGGCTACTACAAGGGCTGCGACGAGGACAAGCGCAAGCAGAAGCCGCTCACCCCCGCCGCCCAGGCCGAGCAGGAGCACCGCAAGCGCGTGCTCCGCGAGCTCAATTCACTcatctccggcgccgccgcggcccccgaCGAGGCCGTCGAGGAGGAGGTCACCGACACCGAGTGGTTCTTCCTCGTCTCCATGACGCAGTCGTTCCTCAACGGCTCGGGCCTCCCCGGGCAGGCGCTCTTCGCCGGGCAGCCCACCTGGATCGCCTCCGGCCTCTCCTCCGCGCCGTGCGAGCGCGCGCGCCAGGCCTACAACTTCGGCCTCCGCACCATGGTCTGCGTCCCCGTCGGCACGGGGGTGCTCGAGCTCGGCTCCACCGACGTCGTCTTCCAGACCGCCGAGAGCATGGCTAAGATCCGCTCGCTCtttgggggcggaggcggagcgggggGCGGCTCGTGGCCGCCCGTGcagcctccggcgccgccgccgcagcagcccgCGGCCGGAGCGGACCAGGCGGAGACGGACCCCTCCGTGCTCTGGCTCGCCGACGCGCCGGTCATGGACATCAAGGAATCCCTGTCGCACCCGTCGGCCGAGATCTCTGTCTCCaagccgcccccgccgccgcagatCCACTTCGAGAACGGTAGCTCGAGCACCCTCACGGAGAACCCGAGCCCCTCCGTGCAcgcgccccctcccccgccggcgccggctgccgCGCCCCCTCAGCGGCAGCACCAGCACAACCAGGCTCACCAGGGCCCCTTCCGCCGGGAGCTCAATTTCTCCGAGTTCGCGTCCAATCCCTCCATGGCAGCGGCCCCGCCGTTCTTCAAGCCCGAGTCCGGGAGATCCTCGACTTATTAATACAGTCCGGTAGGTCATGAACACCCGTCGCCAGCGCCCCCCGCCGCCACAGCCAGCCTCACCACCGCGCCCGGGAGCCTCTTCTCGCAGCACACGGCGACCCTGACGGCCGCCCCGGCGAACGACacgaagaacaacaacaacaagcgTTCGATGGAGGCCACCTCTCGCGCCAGCAACACCAACCACcacccggcggcgacggcgaacgAGGGCATGCTATCCTTCTCGTCTGCGCCGACGACGCGACCGTCGACGGGGACCGGCGCGCCGGCCAAGTCGGAGTCGGACCACTCGGACCTGGACGCCTCGGTGCGCGAGGTGGAGAGCAGCCgcgtggtggcgccgccgccggaggcggaGAAGCGGCCGCGCAAGCGTGGGCGGAAGCCGGCGAACGGGCGCGAGGAGCCGCTGAACCACGTGGAggcggagcggcagcggcgcgagAAGCTGAACCAGCGCTTCTACGCGCTGCGCGCCGTGGTGCCCAACGTGTCCAAGATGGACAAGGCGTCGCTGCTCGGCGACGCCATCTCCTACATCAACGAGCTCCGCGGCAAGCTGACGTCGCTGGAGTCCGACAAGGACACGCTGCACGCCCAGATCGAGGCGCTCAAGAAGGAGCGCGACGCGCGGCCGGCCCCGCACGCCGCCGGGCTCGGCGGCCACGACGCCGGGCCGCGGTGCCACGCCGTGGAGATCGACGCCAAGATCCTGGGGCTGGAGGCCATGATCCGCGTGCAGTGCCACAAGCGCAACCACCCGTCGGCGCGGCTCATGACGGCGCTGCGCGAGCTGGACCTCGACGTCTACCACGCCAGCGTCTCCGTCGTCAAGGACCTCATGATCCAGCAGGTCGCCGTCAAGATGGCCAGCCGCGTGTACTCGCAGGAGCAGCTCAACGCCGCCCTCTACAGCCGCCTCGCCGAGCCCGGCACCGCCATGGGCAGGTAA